The Panicum virgatum strain AP13 chromosome 5K, P.virgatum_v5, whole genome shotgun sequence genome has a window encoding:
- the LOC120709308 gene encoding pentatricopeptide repeat-containing protein At3g13880-like — translation MLVGGFSRLAPLEEPEAEMPPPFASMDAFYLHLLRSCAALPHVSAVHAHIARAHPAASLFLRNSLLAAYCRLGGALPAARLLDEMPRRNSVSFNLLIDAYSRAGLADHSLETFARGGAAGVKADRFTYAAALAACSRAGDVRTGKLVHALSVLEGLANGVFLSNSLVSMYARCGAMDEARRVFDVADEHDDISWNSLLSGYVRAGAHEEMLKVFTLMCRHGMGWNSFALGSIIKYFSSGVDIAGHTAETVHGCVVKAGLDTDVFLASAMIDMYAKKGTLSNAVALFKSVQDPNVIVFNAMIAGFCRDEAGIGKEVTREALNLYSELLRRGTQPTEFTFSSVLRACNLAGEFEFGKQIHGQLIKHSLQGDDYIASALIDLYSNFGCMEDGYRCFRSLYKQDIVTWTSMISGFVQNELFEKALRLFQEFLCYGLKPDLFTISSVMNACASLAVARTGEQIQCLATKSGFNRFTVMGNSCIHMYARSGDVDAATLRFQEMESYDVVSWSAVISSHAQHGCARDALHVFNKMMDAKVIPNEITFLGVLTACSHGGLVDEGLRYYDIMNKEYELAPTIKHCTCVVDLLGRAGRLGDAEAFIRDSVFHDDPVVWRSLLASCRIHGDMERAQLVAYRIMELEPTSSASYVILYNMYLDAGELSLASKIRDLMKARGVKKEPGLSWIELKSGVHSFVAGDRSHPESSAIYTKLSEMLSKIEKLASTGNVSTESNDIAIRGQNLVGCHSEKLAVAFGMIHLPQSAPIRVMKNLRVCPDCHSTMKLISCSENREIVLRDAIRFHHFRGGACSCGDYW, via the exons ATGCTAGTTGGAGGCTTCTCCCGCCTCGCTCCCCTGGAGGAGCCGGAGGCCGAGATGCCGCCGCCGTTCGCCTCCATGGACGCCTTCTACCTTCACCTGCTCCGCTCCTGCGCAGCGCTGCCGCACGTCTCCGCCGTGCACGCCCACATCGCGCGCGCCcaccccgccgcctccctcttTCTCCGCAACTCCCTCCTCGCTGCCTACTGCCGCCTCGGGGGCGCCcttcccgccgcccgcctgcTCGACGAAATGCCCCGCCGCAACTCCGTCTCCTTCAACCTCCTCATCGACGCCTACTCCCGCGCCGGCCTTGCGGATCACTCCCTGGAGACCTTCGCGCGCGGGGGGGCCGCGGGGGTCAAGGCCGACCGGTTCACGTATGCTGCCGCGCTTGCCGCGTGCTCACGGGCAGGCGACGTGAGGACTGGAAAGCTGGTGCACGCGCTGTCCGTTCTGGAAGGTCTCGCTAATGGGGTGTTTTTGTCCAACTCGCTCGTCAGCATGTACGCTAGGTGCGGCGCAATGGACGAGGCCAGGCGTGTGTTTGATGTCGCCGATGAGCATGACGACATCTCCTGGAACTCACTGCTCTCCGGGTACGTCCGGGCTGGTGCGCACGAGGAGATGCTGAAGGTGTTCACTCTGATGTGCCGGCATGGCATGGGCTGGAATTCATTCGCGCTTGGGAGCATCATCAAGTACTTTTCTTCTGGTGTTGATATTGCTGGGCACACTGCGGAAACAGTCCATGGATGCGTGGTGAAGGCTGGGCTGGATACTGACGTGTTTCTTGCAAGCGCAATGATCGACATGTATGCTAAGAAAGGCACCTTGAGCAATGCTGTTGCGCTTTTCAAGTCGGTGCAAGACCCAAATGTGATTGTTTTCAATGCAATGATTGCAGGATTCTGTCGGGACGAAGCTGGAATTGGCAAGGAAGTCACGAGAGAAGCTTTGAACCTGTATTCAGAGCTGCTGAGACGAGGGACGCAACCTACTGAGTTCACATTCTCAAGTGTTCTACGGGCATGTAACTTGGCTggtgaatttgaatttgggaaACAAATACATGGCCAACTAATCAAACACAGTCTCCAAGGTGATGACTATATCGCAAGTGCGCTCATCGACCTGTACTCCAACTTTGGTTGCATGGAAGATGGATACAGGTGCTTCAGATCTCTTTATAAGCAAGACATCGTCACCTGGACATCAATGATTTCAGGGTTTGTTCAGAATGAGCTTTTCGAGAAGGCACTGAGATTGTTCCAAGAATTCTTATGTTATGGATTGAAACCTGATCTTTTTACTATATCGAGTGTGATGAATGCATGTGCGAGTTTGGCTGTTGCAAGAACTGGTGAGCAGATCCAGTGCCTTGCCACGAAATCAGGTTTTAACCGGTTCACTGTCATGGGGAATTCCTGCATACATATGTATGCTAGGTCAGGGGATGTTGATGCTGCAACTCTGAGGTTTCAGGAAATGGAATCATATGATGTCGTCTCTTGGTCTGCAGTGATATCAAGCCATGCACAGCACGGTTGTGCAAGGGATGCTTTGCATGTTTTCAATAAAATGATGGATGCAAAGGTTATTCCTAATGAGATTACTTTTCTTGGTGTCCTTACTGCATGTAGTCATGGAGGATTGGTTGATGAGGGACTCAG GTATTATGATATTATGAATAAGGAATATGAGCTGGCCCCAACCATAAAGCATTGCACTTGTGTTGTTGATCTCCTTGGACGAGCTGGGAGGCTAGGTGACGCTGAGGCTTTTATAAGGGATTCAGTCTTCCATGATGATCCTGTCGTTTGGCGGTCTCTGTTGGCCTCATGTCGTATTCATGGAGACATGGAGAGAGCTCAACTTGTTGCATATCGGATAATGGAGCTGGAACCCACATCCTCGGCATCATATGTTATTCTTTACAACATGTACCTGGATGCTGGGGAGCTTTCCTTAGCTTCAAAAATTAGAGATCTGATGAAAGCGCGAGGTGTAAAGAAAGAGCCTGGTCTTAGTTGGATTGAACTGAAGTCTGGAGTTCACTCCTTTGTTGCTGGTGACAGGTCCCATCCAGAGAGCAGTGCAATATATACAAAACTGTCAGAGATGCTTTCCAAGATAGAAAAGCTGGCAAGCACTGGTAATGTTAGCACAGAGTCAAATGACATCGCTATCAGAGGCCAAAATTTGGTGGGTTGCCACAGTGAGAAACTAGCTGTGGCATTTGGAATGATTCATTTGCCACAATCAGCACCAATTCGAGTAATGAAGAACCTGAGAGTTTGCCCTGACTGCCACTCAACTATGAAACTGATATCCTGTAGTGAGAATAGAGAAATAGTCTTGAGAGATGCGATTCGCTTCCATCACTTCAGAGGCGGTGCTTGTTCTTGTGGTGATTACTGGTGA
- the LOC120709307 gene encoding DNA mismatch repair protein MLH1-like, with translation MDVDDPSPRVGADPPRIRRLEESVVNRIAAGEVIQRPSSAVKELVENSLDAGASTVSVTVKDGGLKLIQVSDDGHGIRFEDLPILCERHTTSKLSAYEDLQTIKSMGFRGEALASMTYVGHVTVTTITEGQLHGYRVSYKDGVMENEPKPCAAVKGTQVMVENLFYNMVARRKTLQNSNDDYPKIVDFISRFAVHHINVNFSCRKHGANRADVHSASTSSRLDAIRNVYGASVVRDLMEIEVSDENAGDAVFKMDGYISNANYVAKKITMILFINDRLVDCTSLKRAIEFVYSATLPQASKPFIYMSINLPPEHIDVNIHPTKKEVSLLNQERIIEIIKNTIEEKLRSSNTTRIFQTQAVNPSALTHANMQKEKGTEVKMSSGMKSQKIPVSQMVRTDPRDPSGRLHTYWHGQSSNHEKKSDLVSVRNVVRSRRNPKDACDLSSRHELLTEVDSNCHPGLLSIVKNCTYVGLADEVFALIQHNTRLYLVNVVNVSKELMYQQALCRFGNFNAIQLSEPAPLRELLLMALKDDVLMGDENDEEKLEIAEVNSEILKENAEMINEYFSIHIDKDGNLTRLPVVLDQYTPDTDRLPEFLLNMGNDVTWDDEKECFRTAAAAIGNFYALHPPILPNPSGSGIQLYKKNKDCMASGEHVDNTDEDDIDQELLAEAETAWSQREWIIQHVLFPSMRLFLKPPKSMATDGTFVQVASLEKLYKIFERC, from the exons ATGGACGTCGATGACCCGTCGCCGCGCGTCGGCGCGGACCCTCCCCGCATCCGGCGGCTGGAGGAATCGGTGGTGAACCGCATCGCGGCCGGGGAGGTGATTCAGCGGCCGTCGTCGGCGGTGAAGGAGCTCGTCGAGAACAGCCTCGACGCCGGCGCCTCCACCGTCTCCGTAACCGTCAAGGACGGAGGACTCAAGCTCATACAGGTCTCCGACGATGGCCACGGCATCCGG TTTGAGGATTTGCCAATTTTGTGCGAAAGGCATACTACCTCAAAGTTATCAGCATATGAGGATTTACAGACAATAAAGTCTATGGGGTTCAGAGGGGAGGCCTTGGCCAGTATGACTTATGTCGGCCATGTTACTGTGACAACGATAACAGAGGGGCAACTTCATGGCTACCG TGTTTCTTATAAAGATGGTGTAATGGAGAATGAGCCAAAACCCTGTGCTGCAGTTAAAGGAACTCAAGTCATG GTCGAGAATTTATTTTACAATATGGTAGCTCGTAGGAAAACATTGCAGAACTCCAATGATGACTACCCCAAGATTGTGGACTTCATTAGTCGGTTTGCAGTCCATCACATCAATGTGAACTTCTCTTGCAGAAAG CATGGAGCCAATAGAGCAGATGTGCATAGTGCGAGCACATCTTCTAGGCTGGATGCTATAAGGAATGTCTATGGGGCTTCTGTCGTTCGTGATCTGATGGAAATAGAGGTTTCAGATGAGAATGCTGGAGATGCAGTCTTCAAGATGGATGGctacatatcaaatgcaaattATGTGGCAAAGAAGATCACGATGATCCTTTTCATAAATG ACAGGCTTGTAGACTGCACTTCTCTAAAAAGAGCTATTGAATTTGTGTACTCTGCAACATTACCTCAAGCATCCAAACCCTTCATATACATGTCCATCAATCTTCCACCAGAACACATCGATGTCAATATACACCCAACCAAGAAAGAG GTTAGCCTCTTGAATCAAGAGCGTATTATTGAAATTATTAAAAATACTATTGAGGAAAAGCTGAGGAGTTCTAATACCACAAGGATATTCCAAACTCAG GCAGTAAACCCCTCAGCACTTACTCACGCTAACATGCAGAAGGAAAAGGGTACTGAGGTCAAAATGTCCTCTG GAATGaagtctcaaaaaattcctgtTAGCCAAATGGTCAGAACTGATCCACGTGATCCATCAGGAAGGTTGCACACTTACTGGCACGGGCAATCTTCAAATCATGAAAAGAAATCTGACCTTGTTTCTGTAAG GAATGTTGTAAGATCAAGAAGAAACCCAAAAGATGCTTGTGATTTATCCAGTCGGCATGAGCTTCTTACAGAAGTAGATTCCAACTGCCATCCTG GTCTGTTAAGCATTGTTAAGAATTGCACATATGTTGGACTGGCTGACGAAGTTTTCGCTTTGATACAGCACAATACTCGCTTATACCTTGTCAATGTTGTAAATGTTAG TAAAGAACTCATGTACCAGCAAGCACTCTGCCGTTTTGGAAACTTCAATGCTATACAGCTTAGTGAACCAGCTCCTCTACGGGAGCTGCTACTGATGGCACTGAAGGATGATGTACTAATGGGTGATGAAAATGATGAGGAGAAACTGGAAATTGCAGAA GTAAACTCCGAGATACTGAAAGAAAATGCCGAGATGATTAATGAGTACTTTTCAATCCATATTGATAAAGATGGAAACCTGACTAGGCTTCCAGTTGTACTTGATCAGTACACTCCAGATACGGATCGTCTCCCAGAATTTTTGTTGAACATGGGGAATGAT GTTACTTGGGATGATGAGAAAGAGTGCTTCAGGACGGCTGCTGCTGCAATTGGGAACTTTTACGCTCTCCATCCTCCCATCCTACCAAATCCATCTGGAAGTGGCATTCAGTTGTACAAGAAAAATAAAGATTGCATGGCAAGTGGTGAACATGTTGATAATACAG ATGAAGATGATATTGATCAAGAACTACTTGCGGAAGCAGAAACAGCATGGTCCCAACGTGAGTGGATCATTCAACATGTCTTGTTTCCATCCATGCGACTTTTCCTAAAGCCTCCAAAGTCAATGGCAACAGATGGAACATTTGTTCAG GTTGCTTCTCTGGAGAAGCTTTACAAGATTTTTGAGAGATGTTAG
- the LOC120709310 gene encoding serine/arginine-rich splicing factor SR45-like — MAKPRRGRSASRSSSGSSSRSPSRSVSSGSVSSRSRSRSRSFSSSSSQSRSRSPPPPKRSSSGARKGQSPSSPPKKGSPSKKVRSPSPPPKTASPPRKASPPAESAVLCIDHLSRNVNEAHLKEIFGNFGEVVNVELSMDRLVNLPRGYGYVEFKKRADAEKALLYMDGGQIDGNVVKLRFTLQPRQRAASPTKVPPPPKRDAPPNDKGASSAEKDAQQRPRESSPRKKPASPPRKRSPPNRRVESPRRPPGPPSPRRRPDSPPIRRRPDPSPVRRGDTPPRRRPLSPLRRRSPSPPRRHRSPMRPSPRRGRGSPSPRRRSPGPLRRRSPPPRRLRSPPRRPPPPRRYSRSPPPRRPIRSRSRSISPRRGRGPPLRRGRSDSSYSRSPSPPRKGPRRVSRSRSPRRPPRGRSISSDSRSSSSPSPRRR, encoded by the exons atGGCGAAGCCTCGGCGCGGCCGCTCCGCCTCGCGCTCCTCCTCgggctcctcctcccgctccccgTCCCGCTCCGTCTCCTCCGGCTCCGTCTCGTCCCGCTCCCGGTCGCGCTCCCGCTCCttctcgtcgtcctcctcccagTCCCGGAGCCGCTCCCCTCCCCCACCTAAGCGCAG CTCATCGGGAGCACGGAAAGGTCAATCACCTTCATCACCTCCTAAAAAAGGTTCACCCTCAAAGAAAGTCCGTTCACCATCACCACCGCCTAAAACGGCTTCACCCCCTAG GAAAGCATCTCCTCCTGCTGAGTCTGCTGTTCTCTGCATTGATCATCTCTCAAGGAATGTTAATGAGGCTCACTTGAAAGAGATTTTTG GAAACTTTGGCGAAGTGGTGAATGTGGAGCTATCAATGGACCGATTG GTCAATCTTCCTCGTGGGTATGGATATGTTGAATTCAAGAAGAGAGCTGATGCTGAGAAAGCTCTTCTTTACATGGATGGT GGTCAAATTGATGGAAATGTTGTTAAGTTGAGATTCACTCTGCAACCACGCCAAAGGGCTGCATCACCTACGAAGGTTCCTCCCCCTCCAAAAAGAGATGCTCCTCCAAATGACAAAGGTGCTAGCAGTGCTGAAAAGGATGCCCAGCAGCGTCCTAGGGAAT CATCTCCACGAAAGAAGCCTGCTTCACCTCCACGGAAACGATCTCCTCCAAATCGAAGGGTCGAGTCACCCAGGCGCCCACCTGGCCCCCCATCACCTAGGCGTCGTCCTGATTCTCCACCAATTCGTCGCCGACCAGATCCTTCTCCTGTCAGGCGTGGTGACACACCTCCACGCCGGAGACCACTATCTCCACTTAGGAGGCGTTCTCCTTCTCCACCACGAAGGCATAGGTCACCAATGCG TCCTTCACCTAGGAGGGGTCGTGGTAGCCCATCACCACGCAGGCGCTCCCCTGGGCCTCTTAGGCGACG ATCACCACCTCCAAGGCGGTTGAGGAGCCCACCAAGGAGGCCACCGCCTCCACGTCGTTATAGtcgttctcctcctcctcgccgtcccaTTCGATCCCGCTCTAGATCGATTTCTCCAAGAAG GGGTCGAGGACCTCCATTGAGGCGCGGCAGATCAGACTCATCATATTCTCGATCACCTAGTCCACCAAGAAAG GGGCCAAGAAGGGTATCAAGGAGCCGCAGCCCTAGAAG ACCTCCTAGAGGAAGAAGCATCTCTAGTGACAGCCGAAGCAGCAGCTCACCTTCCCCTAGACGCAGGTAG